The DNA segment TTTGTTCCCACAAATGTTTAATTAAATCATTTAACGGAATAACCCAATGGGCACTTTATCTCCGCAAACGTCCAATGAAAATACTTGGCCTTCGCACCCAACACTCATTCGCACAAGTTCTGGGTTCTGTCGATTTAATCCGTGCTCCGAACGGCTGCGGATTGTTTCAGGGGTTGAATTTGACTGAAGAAATGCCTGAGGTACAGAAACCCGCTCCGAAGAAGGGCGCCAATAAAGCGTTGCCGAAACCCGCAGGCATGAAGCGCAGGAAGTCGAGGAAGGAGAGTTACTCCATGTACATCTACAAAGTGATGAAGCAGGtcacctcccagcggagcgagctgtccgtcggggaatgttgccgactggcccgctgcagactgcaggagtaagtgctgagggacgcactgaagctcggtgcaaccaacgccaaggctctgtgggggaggacgacagtctagggcccttccgctgctggacatggggggcagggtgtggtggagacgcccctccaaataagggaagggattctgtgtaaatctggcaatgaatatctgtattgaatgtattatctccgggaatgtcggatggagtttttgaaaagaaaatgttttgtaaatatttaatactggaataaagtattttttgatacatttaaaaaaaagttcaccCCGACACTGGCATCCTCCAAGGCCATGAGCATCATGAACTCGTTCGTCAACGATATTTTCGAGCGCATCGCGGGCGAGGCTTCCCGCCTGGCCCATTTCAACAAGCGGATACCATCAGCTCCCGGGAGATCCAGACCGCCGTGCGCTTGTTGTTGCCCGGGGAGCTGGCCAAGCACGCCGTGTCGGAAGGGACCAAGGCGGTGACCATGTACACCAGCTCCAAGTAAAGATTGACGAACTGCAGACaagacgtgggttttctccgagatcttcggtttcctcccacactccaaagacgtacaggtatgtaggttaattggctgggtaaatgtaaaaattgtccctagtgggtgtaggatagtgttaatgtacggggatcgctgggcggcacggacttggtaggccgaaaaggcctgtttccggctgtatatatatgatatgatatgataagactaaCCGAAAACCCAAaggctcttttaagagccactCACATTCTCATTGAAAGAGTTGTACTCATATTTGGACACCGAATTGCAGCAGAATTGTCTCTGGATAGTTTTCCTTTCGGGGATTATTCACACTCTGTTTACGCTGCTCACGTTCTGGTATCCCTGCTAAATTCCCGGCCACCAGACTGACATGAAAAGTTAACCCCCTTCACCTCAGCTTGTCGCGGTCACCGTGCATTGCTGCGGGGAATGCAGTTTCCTAACTTTCTGGCCTCTTCTCTGAGACTGCTCTGGTTCACCGTTTTTTGTTGACGGGGCATCTTTTCACACTACCTAGTATCATATCTTTTGTTCCGATCGCTACCGGTGGGAAGAAAAGAGTCAATTAAATTCGCAGAATCGCACGATTTGGGATTGAGTGCCGGGGTAAATGTGGAAACGATGTTGATTCATGTTGATTTGTTTAGCGGATATCTTTGAACAAGTGATGTTTTGGCGGGCGTTTCCATATTTCTGCATATTTGAGGGACGGCAGGTATTTTCCGCGCTTCTTCTGTTGCGGTCTTTGATTGGTGCACAAGACAGCTCTGTGATTGGGTGGTGCTACTCACCAATGATATGCGGCGCTGTTGCACCAATCATCAGCGTGCCAGCGCATTCCTGCAGAAGGTACAAGAAGGGCGAGTGCGGGCGCTGACTTCATTCTGTCTGCAGCGCTGTTTGCACATGTCTGGACGAGGAAAAACCGGTGGCAAAGCTCGGGCCAAGGCCAAGTCCCGCTCATCCCGGGCCGGGCTGCAGTTCCCGGTGGGCCGTGTCCACAGGCTCCTGAGAAAAGGCAACTATGGTGAGCGGGTGGGTGCCGGAGCCCCGGTCTATCTGGCTGCTGTACTCGAGTATCTGACGGCTGAAATCCTGGAACTGGCCGGCAACGCGGCCCGGGACAACAAGAAGTCCCGTATCATCCCCAGACACCTACAGCTGGCCGTCCGCAACGACGAGGAGCTCAACAAACTACTGGGAGGGGTGACCATCGCTCAGGGCGGGGTGCTGCCCAATATCCAGGCCGTGCTTTTGCCCAAGAAAACCGGTGGAGCCAACAAGTAAACGAGACAAGCAGAACCCAATGACCAaaaggctcttttcagagccactCACATTGTCTGTGGAAGGGCTGATCAGCCACAGGAGAACGTATAATGAAGGCCCTTGTCCTTGGTGAATGCGAGTGGGTCCTAAAGGGGGAACAGATCGACCACAGGCAGGGTTTGCGCAGGTCGTACTCGTGCATACGAGATTATGAGCCTTTTCAGGATTTATATCGTAACTGGTTATATCCGAGACATTGGATTCAGAGGGGGCAGATTCGGCGCTTCAATAGGGATAAGGGACCCTAgtagggatgacggtggaacagcaatggcaagaaaATCTGCgaataattcggaagatgcaggatatcatcattccaaagaggaagaaagattcaagggggagagtgaggtgaCAGGCTGAcatgggaagtcaaggacagtataactaaaagagaaggcatataacattgcaaagattagtgggaagcctttaaagaacaacagaaggtaactaaaaaggcaataggggagaaaagatgaaatacgaaggtaagctagctaataTAAACGATGACAGTAaaggtttcttcagttatataaagagtaagaaaggtaTGAGTGGAGATTAGACCGCTGTAGAATGATGCAGGGAAATTGATAATgggaaataaagaaatggcataggatttgaataactttttttgcatcagtcttcagagTGGAAGAcatcagcaacgtgcctgaaattcaagagagtcagggtggAAGTTAAGGGTGGCACTAATTATTTCTCAGGATTAGGTGctggggaagctgaaagggctgaatgtGGACAAGTCACCTgggccagatggactgcaccccagagtTCTGAGAGACATGGGTTTAGAGGTTGTGGAGGCATTCATAGTGATATTTCATGAATCactagtcaggagtggttccagatgattggaaaattgccaatgttaccctgctgcacaagagaggagcaaagcagaatagtgggaaccatAGGCCGCAAAGTGATGGGTGGTTGGGAAGATTTTAgattccattataaaggatgaggttatggagtacttagaaggtcatgataaaataggctgaagtcagcataggtttgtgaaggggaggttttGCCGGATGAATCTGTTAGAAttatttgaagaaataaatagcaggacagacaaaggagagtcggtagatgttgtttacctagattttcagaaagcctttgataaggtgccacacatgaggctgctaaggaagacgaGAGCCcatggtgtcaaagggcagatactagcatggatggcagaaggcaaagagtggcaataaaaggggctttttctggttggctgccagtgactagcggagttccacaggactcggtgctggggccgctactcttcacgttgtatattaatgatttcgacgaggggattgaaggctttgtgaccaagtttgcggatggtacaaaaataggtggaggggcaggtactgcagagaaagcagggactctgcagaagggcttggacaggttgggagagtgggcagagaaatggcagatggaatgtagtgtagcaaagtgtggagtcatgcattttggtagtaagaataaaaCCGTAGactattaaatgtggagataatccagaaatcggaggtacaaagggacttggaagtgctggtgcaggattccctaaaggttaatttgcaagtcgaatcggtagtaaagaaatgcaatgcagggcaagattagcaagtttgctgatgatacaaaagtgagtggttttgcagatagtgaagatggttgtgaatgatcgcagcaggatctggatcgattggccaggtgggctgaggaatggttgatggaatttaatacagataagtgtgaagtgttacattttgggacgtctaccaagggcaggacctacacagtaaatggtgggcctcgggagtgttgtagggcagagggagctagtaatgcaggtgcatggttccttgaaggacgAGTCACAGGAAGATAACGtggtcaaaaagccttttggcactttagccttcatcagtcagaatattgagtatagaagttgggaagtcatgttacagttgtttcAGACCTTGGTGAGACCCCATTTCgaatattgttttcagttctgggcaccatgttataggaaattgtcaagcttgaaagggttcataaAAGATTTATGAGGCTGTTGCCAGAATTAGAGGGAGTGAGCTATagcaagaggttgagcaggctgggtctctattccttggagcgcgggaggatgagggggcatcttatagaggtgtacaaagtcatgagaggaatagatcgggtagatgcacagtcttgcccagagtaggggaattaaggtccagaggacataggttcaaggtgaaagggaaaaaaattaataggaatccgaggggtaacatttccacacagagggtggtgggtgtatggaacaagctgccagaggaggtagttgaggctgggactatcccgtcaTTTCAGAAAccgttcgacaggtacatggataggacatgtttggatatggacca comes from the Rhinoraja longicauda isolate Sanriku21f chromosome 41, sRhiLon1.1, whole genome shotgun sequence genome and includes:
- the LOC144611875 gene encoding histone H2AX-like, encoding MSGRGKTGGKARAKAKSRSSRAGLQFPVGRVHRLLRKGNYGERVGAGAPVYLAAVLEYLTAEILELAGNAARDNKKSRIIPRHLQLAVRNDEELNKLLGGVTIAQGGVLPNIQAVLLPKKTGGANK